From Vitis vinifera cultivar Pinot Noir 40024 chromosome 5, ASM3070453v1, the proteins below share one genomic window:
- the LOC100252896 gene encoding early nodulin-75 — MSPTYLLVVLLGLVVLTAPSLADYPKHPPFEKPPPEHKPPVEKPPPEHKPPVEKPPPEHKPPVEKPPPEHKPPVEKPPPEHKPTPLEKPPKGEKPLPEHKPPTPVGKPPKGEKPPHYGHNPGHPPAENAEDSYKPPTPVGKPPKGEKPPGPGKKLPTPPHKPPHKPPTPTHPN, encoded by the coding sequence ATGTCTCCTACATACTTGCTAGTGGTCTTGCTTGGCCTGGTGGTTCTCACCGCCCCCTCACTTGCTGATTACCCTAAGCATCCCCCATTCGAGAAGCCACCACCAGAGCATAAGCCTCCGGTGGAGAAGCCACCACCAGAGCATAAGCCTCCGGTGGAGAAGCCACCTCCTGAACACAAGCCTCCGGTGGAGAAGCCACCTCCTGAACACAAGCCTCCAGTGGAGAAGCCACCTCCTGAACACAAACCAACCCCATTGGAAAAACCTCCCAAGGGGGAGAAGCCACTCCCAGAACACAAGCCACCAACCCCAGTTGGCAAACCACCTAAGGGAGAGAAGCCACCACATTATGGTCACAACCCTGGTCACCCTCCTGCAGAGAATGCTGAAGACTCATACAAGCCACCAACCCCAGTTGGCAAACCACCTAAGGGAGAGAAGCCACCAGGTCCTGGAAAGAAGCTGCCAACTCCTCCGCACAAGCCACCCCACAAACCTCCTACTCCCACCCATCCCAACTGA
- the LOC109122629 gene encoding early nodulin-75-like, giving the protein MSPTYLLVLFLGLVVLTTPSLADYPKPPPTKKPPPEHKPSVEKPPPEHKSPTKPPKGEKPLPEHKPPTPIGKPPKGEKPPHYGHNPGHPPFESKEDSYKPPHKIEPPSAPMKKPEAPGKKPSTPPHKPPHKPPSPSHPN; this is encoded by the coding sequence ATGTCTCCCACATACTTGCTAGTGTTGTTCCTTGGACTGGTGGTTCTCACCACCCCATCTCTTGCTGATTACCCCAAGCCCCCTCCAACCAAAAAGCCACCACCGGAGCACAAGCCTTCGGTGGAGAAGCCACCTCCAGAACACAAGTCACCCACTAAACCTCCCAAGGGAGAGAAACCACTCCCAGAACACAAGCCACCAACCCCAATTGGTAAACCTCCCAAGGGAGAGAAACCACCACATTATGGTCACAACCCTGGCCACCCTCCTTTCGAGAGCAAAGAAGACTCGTACAAGCCGCCTCATAAGATTGAGCCTCCTTCAGCTCCGATGAAAAAGCCAGAAGCTCCTGGAAAGAAGCCATCAACTCCGCCCCACAAGCCACCGCACAAACCTCCATCTCCCTCCCATCCCAACTGA
- the LOC109122627 gene encoding early nodulin-75-like yields the protein MSPTYLLVLFLGVVVLTIPSLADYPKPPPIKKPPPEHKPPVEKPPPEHKPPVEKPPPEHKSPTKPPKGEKPLPEHKPPTPIGKPPKGEKPLPEHKPPTPVGKPPKGEKPPHYGHNPGHPPVESKEDSYKPPHKIEPPSAPKKPQAPEKKPPTPPHKPPHKPPSPSHPN from the coding sequence ATGTCTCCCACATACTTGCTAGTGTTGTTCCTTGGAGTGGTGGTTCTCACCATCCCATCTCTTGCTGATTACCCCAAGCCCCCTCCAATCAAGAAGCCACCACCGGAGCACAAGCCTCCGGTGGAGAAGCCACCACCGGAGCACAAGCCTCCGGTGGAGAAGCCACCTCCAGAACACAAGTCACCCACTAAACCTCCCAAGGGAGAGAAACCACTCCCAGAACACAAGCCACCAACCCCAATTGGTAAACCTCCCAAGGGAGAGAAACCACTTCCTGAACACAAGCCACCAACCCCAGTTGGCAAGCCACCTAAGGGAGAGAAGCCACCACATTATGGTCACAACCCTGGCCACCCTCCTGTCGAGAGTAAAGAAGACTCGTACAAGCCGCCTCATAAGATTGAGCCTCCTTCAGCTCCGAAAAAGCCACAAGCTCCTGAAAAGAAGCCACCAACTCCGCCCCACAAGCCACCGCACAAACCTCCATCTCCCTCCCATCCCAACTGA